The following are from one region of the Mycetohabitans rhizoxinica HKI 454 genome:
- a CDS encoding MFS transporter, whose amino-acid sequence MTATTVSESKVRAVFRVTSGNFLEMYDFMVYGYYASAIAKTYFPVGSAFASLMLSLSVFGAGFLMRPLGAIVLGAYIDHHGRRKGLILTLLLMAVGTAAVALVPGYATIGLAAPALVLAGRLLQGFSAGVELGGVSVYLAEIATKGRKGFYCAWQSGSQQVAVVFAALLGVILNRVLPTDQMGEWGWRIPFLIGCLIVPFLFLIRRSLTETDEFLARKHRPTMGEIFASMVANWRTVIAGMGLVIMTTVSFYLITAYTPTFGKEVLKLSAVDTLVVTICIGLSNLFWLPVSGALSDRIGRRAILVAFTLIALVSVYPAMQWLVARPSFERLLAVQLWLSFIYACYNGAMVVGLTEVMPVEVRTVGFSLAYSLATTIGGFTPAISTYLIHVTGNQAAPGLWMSAAALCGLIATLALYRSEAARNRYKLA is encoded by the coding sequence ATGACTGCGACAACCGTGTCAGAATCGAAAGTGCGTGCCGTATTCCGCGTGACCAGTGGCAATTTCTTGGAGATGTACGACTTCATGGTCTACGGCTACTATGCGTCGGCGATCGCGAAGACGTACTTCCCGGTTGGCAGTGCGTTCGCGTCGCTGATGCTGTCGTTGTCGGTGTTTGGCGCCGGCTTCCTGATGCGCCCGCTCGGGGCGATCGTGTTAGGGGCGTACATCGATCATCATGGGCGCCGCAAGGGCCTCATCTTGACCTTGTTGCTGATGGCGGTTGGGACCGCGGCGGTGGCGCTCGTGCCCGGCTATGCGACGATCGGGCTGGCGGCACCGGCACTGGTGCTGGCCGGTAGGCTGCTGCAAGGCTTCTCCGCCGGGGTCGAGCTTGGTGGCGTATCGGTCTATCTGGCGGAGATCGCAACCAAGGGGCGCAAGGGCTTCTACTGCGCGTGGCAGTCGGGTAGCCAGCAGGTGGCGGTGGTTTTTGCCGCGTTGCTCGGCGTGATCCTGAACCGCGTGTTGCCGACCGACCAAATGGGTGAGTGGGGCTGGCGGATACCTTTCCTAATCGGTTGCCTGATCGTTCCGTTTCTGTTCCTGATCCGGCGATCGCTGACGGAGACTGACGAATTTTTGGCGCGCAAGCATCGCCCGACGATGGGCGAGATCTTCGCATCGATGGTCGCGAACTGGCGCACGGTGATCGCCGGCATGGGCCTGGTCATCATGACCACGGTGTCTTTTTATCTGATCACCGCGTACACACCCACCTTCGGCAAGGAGGTGCTCAAGCTGTCTGCTGTGGATACGCTCGTGGTGACGATTTGCATCGGCCTGTCGAATTTGTTCTGGCTGCCGGTCAGTGGCGCACTGTCGGACCGAATCGGGCGCCGTGCGATCCTGGTTGCGTTCACGCTGATCGCCCTGGTGAGCGTGTATCCGGCGATGCAATGGCTGGTTGCGCGACCCTCGTTCGAGCGGTTGCTGGCGGTGCAGCTGTGGCTCTCGTTCATCTACGCATGCTATAACGGCGCCATGGTGGTCGGCTTGACCGAGGTGATGCCCGTTGAGGTGCGTACCGTCGGGTTTTCGCTCGCGTACAGTCTGGCCACGACCATCGGCGGCTTCACGCCGGCGATCTCGACCTACCTGATCCATGTGACCGGCAACCAGGCGGCGCCGGGTTTGTGGATGTCGGCCGCCGCGCTGTGCGGCCTGATCGCGACGCTGGCCCTGTACCGCAGCGAGGCGGCACGCAATCGGTACAAGCTGGCTTAG
- a CDS encoding TMEM165/GDT1 family protein gives MTEAFLVCAGSVALAEIGDKTQLLSLVLAARYRKPWPIVFGVLAATLANHAGAGALGQWLSSLLTPDAMRWALALSFIAMGAWVLVPDRLRAEDARPAQTRLGIFGTTVLTFFIAEMGDKTQIATIALAARFHDLPSVVIGTTLGMMLANVPAIFLGERFAHRLPTTAVHAVAAVMFIVLGVLALCGIDLSSQ, from the coding sequence ATGACCGAAGCTTTCCTCGTTTGCGCCGGCAGCGTCGCACTCGCCGAGATCGGCGACAAGACACAGCTGCTATCCCTCGTGCTCGCCGCCCGCTATCGCAAGCCCTGGCCAATCGTGTTCGGCGTGCTGGCCGCCACGCTGGCGAACCATGCCGGCGCAGGCGCGCTCGGCCAGTGGTTGTCGTCGCTGCTCACGCCCGACGCGATGCGCTGGGCGCTCGCGCTGTCGTTCATCGCAATGGGCGCGTGGGTGCTGGTGCCAGATAGATTGCGCGCCGAAGACGCGCGGCCCGCGCAGACCCGGCTGGGCATTTTCGGCACGACGGTGCTCACGTTCTTTATCGCGGAAATGGGCGACAAGACGCAGATTGCGACGATCGCACTGGCCGCGCGATTTCACGACCTGCCGAGCGTGGTCATCGGCACCACGCTCGGCATGATGCTTGCCAACGTGCCAGCGATTTTCCTAGGCGAGCGTTTTGCCCACCGGTTGCCCACCACCGCAGTGCACGCGGTGGCCGCGGTCATGTTCATCGTGCTCGGCGTGCTGGCACTGTGCGGCATCGACCTTAGCAGCCAATAA
- the guaD gene encoding guanine deaminase: protein MAQTVYRARLLVFDAPFDGIYPGAEQRASFNEDGALLVEHGRVVASGAYDAVAPRITAQASVISLRDKLIVPGFIDTHLHFAQTEIIASPAPSLLPWLQTWTFPAERRFEDAAYAREVADFFLDQLLAAGTTSAAVYCSVHPQSVHALFEASHARNLRLIAGKVLMDRNCPPFLRDTAQSGYDDSLALMTRWHGTGRQLYALTPRFAPTSTQAQLDACRTLAAAHPDVFIQSHVAENTDEIAWVAQLFPGHRSYLDVYEHYGLLRRRAIYGHCIHLDDVDRARMAACGALASHCPTSNLFLGSGLFDFEAADATNMPVALGSDVGAGTSFSMLQTMNEAHKIARLRGYHLSALRMFWLATAAAAHALELAGHIGTLAAGSEADFIVLDPAATTLLARRTAQADSLEALLFAFALLGDDRAVAHTYAAGRLVHSRATPPELAVQLR, encoded by the coding sequence ATGGCCCAGACTGTTTATCGCGCCAGGCTCCTCGTCTTCGATGCGCCGTTCGATGGTATCTATCCGGGCGCTGAGCAACGGGCGAGCTTCAACGAGGACGGCGCGCTGCTCGTCGAGCATGGCCGCGTCGTCGCCAGCGGCGCCTACGATGCCGTCGCACCGCGCATCACCGCGCAGGCGAGCGTCATCTCGTTGCGCGACAAGCTGATCGTGCCCGGTTTCATCGACACGCATCTGCACTTTGCGCAAACTGAGATCATCGCCTCGCCCGCGCCTAGCCTGCTGCCATGGTTGCAGACGTGGACCTTCCCGGCCGAGCGCCGCTTCGAGGACGCGGCCTACGCGCGCGAGGTCGCCGACTTTTTCCTGGACCAGCTACTGGCGGCCGGCACGACCAGCGCGGCAGTGTATTGCAGCGTGCATCCTCAATCGGTGCACGCGTTGTTCGAGGCCAGCCACGCGCGGAACCTGCGGCTGATTGCCGGCAAGGTACTGATGGACCGCAACTGCCCGCCGTTTCTGCGCGATACCGCGCAAAGCGGCTATGACGACAGCTTAGCGCTAATGACACGCTGGCACGGTACCGGACGCCAGTTGTACGCATTGACGCCGCGCTTTGCGCCGACCTCGACACAGGCACAACTGGACGCATGCCGCACGCTGGCCGCCGCCCATCCGGACGTATTCATCCAAAGCCATGTGGCCGAGAACACCGACGAGATCGCCTGGGTCGCGCAGCTGTTTCCCGGGCACCGCAGCTACCTAGACGTCTACGAGCACTACGGGTTGCTAAGGCGCCGCGCGATCTACGGCCATTGCATCCACCTGGATGACGTCGACCGCGCACGCATGGCCGCCTGCGGCGCGCTCGCGTCGCACTGCCCGACCTCAAACCTGTTCCTGGGTAGCGGCCTGTTCGACTTTGAGGCGGCCGACGCCACCAACATGCCGGTCGCTTTGGGTAGCGACGTCGGCGCAGGAACCTCGTTCTCGATGCTGCAGACGATGAACGAAGCCCACAAGATCGCGCGCCTGCGCGGGTACCATCTAAGCGCGTTGCGCATGTTCTGGCTGGCCACCGCTGCGGCCGCTCACGCACTTGAGCTGGCCGGGCACATTGGCACGCTGGCGGCGGGCAGCGAGGCGGATTTTATCGTGCTGGACCCGGCCGCCACCACGCTGCTCGCGCGCCGCACCGCGCAGGCGGACTCGCTCGAGGCGCTGCTATTCGCGTTCGCGCTGCTCGGCGATGATCGTGCGGTCGCGCACACGTATGCCGCAGGCCGCCTGGTCCATTCAAGGGCCACGCCGCCCGAACTCGCGGTCCAGCTGCGATAA
- a CDS encoding amidase — MTVSRTADFTPLPPLSALAAALQAGTSTSRELVETTLERIAAPHGQGRSVFIQVHAQAARQCADALDKLRAAGTVLSPLMGVPVSIKDLFDIAGQVTRAGSVVLSDAPPARTDASTVARLQQAGAVIIGRTNMTEFAFSGLGLNPHYGTPASPWQRTADDAERRIAGGSSSGAAACVADGMAAVGLGTDTGGSVRIPAALCGLTGFKPTARRIPTDGVLPLSSSLDSVGPIGSSVACCALTDRILAGLPPVVPPARPIEGVRLGALTHLMLDDMDLSVARAYDDALQHLSAAGARVSELRFAPLERLAHINRLNLPSIESFAWHRKLIENRASDYDPRVLARIRKGEHASAADYIELLRERADIIAQAEPLWHSFDAIVCPTVPIEPPRIAELQADDAVYARVNATILRNPSLINYLDGCALSLPCSRHGEAPVGLMLASGTGRDTALLMLGRAVEAVLAPLR, encoded by the coding sequence ATGACAGTTTCCCGCACCGCTGATTTCACGCCGCTGCCGCCGTTGTCGGCACTTGCCGCCGCGCTGCAGGCCGGCACGAGCACCAGCCGCGAGTTGGTCGAGACCACACTTGAGCGGATCGCCGCGCCGCACGGGCAAGGCCGCTCGGTGTTCATTCAGGTGCACGCGCAGGCGGCTCGCCAATGCGCGGATGCGCTGGACAAGCTGCGCGCCGCCGGCACGGTGCTGTCGCCGCTGATGGGCGTGCCGGTCTCGATCAAGGACCTGTTCGACATCGCCGGCCAGGTCACGCGCGCGGGCTCGGTCGTGTTGTCTGACGCGCCGCCCGCTCGCACCGATGCGAGCACGGTCGCACGGCTGCAACAAGCCGGCGCGGTCATCATCGGACGCACCAACATGACCGAGTTCGCTTTCTCCGGCCTGGGACTGAACCCCCACTACGGCACGCCGGCCTCGCCATGGCAGCGCACCGCCGACGACGCCGAACGCCGCATTGCCGGCGGCTCGTCGTCGGGGGCGGCCGCGTGCGTTGCCGACGGGATGGCTGCGGTTGGGCTCGGCACGGACACCGGCGGCTCGGTCCGCATCCCAGCCGCGTTGTGTGGGTTGACCGGCTTTAAGCCAACCGCGCGGCGCATTCCGACCGATGGCGTGCTGCCCCTGTCCTCGTCGCTCGACTCGGTCGGCCCCATCGGCTCGTCGGTCGCCTGCTGCGCCCTCACCGACCGGATCTTGGCCGGCCTGCCACCTGTCGTGCCGCCAGCGCGGCCCATCGAAGGCGTGCGGCTCGGCGCGCTGACCCACCTGATGCTCGACGACATGGACCTGAGCGTGGCGCGCGCCTATGACGACGCCCTCCAGCACCTTTCGGCGGCCGGCGCGCGGGTCAGCGAACTGCGTTTCGCGCCGCTCGAGCGCCTCGCGCACATCAACCGGCTGAACCTGCCATCGATCGAGTCGTTCGCATGGCACCGCAAGCTGATCGAAAACCGTGCCAGCGACTATGACCCGCGCGTACTGGCCCGCATCCGCAAGGGCGAGCACGCTAGCGCGGCCGACTATATCGAGTTGCTGCGCGAGCGAGCCGACATCATCGCGCAGGCCGAGCCGCTATGGCACAGCTTCGATGCCATCGTCTGTCCGACCGTGCCCATCGAGCCGCCGCGCATCGCGGAACTGCAAGCGGATGACGCTGTCTATGCGCGCGTCAACGCAACGATACTGCGCAACCCGAGCCTGATCAATTACCTCGACGGCTGCGCGCTGTCGTTGCCGTGCTCGCGTCATGGCGAAGCGCCGGTCGGCCTGATGCTGGCCTCAGGCACTGGTCGCGACACTGCGCTGCTCATGCTGGGCCGCGCGGTCGAAGCCGTGCTCGCACCGCTGCGATGA
- a CDS encoding glycosyltransferase family 9 protein codes for MMYLTRRDFVRGWRAYEWRHATLATPHTIDLPRWLGDVPLADQTLLVHAEQGLGDTLHFLRYVPRLVPLAAHVVLQVQVELARLLEPFCARHRITLVHDGTRLPPCDCHVPLLSLPRVLNLDDQTLHETSVPYLQVPLAYQHKWQGRLTRHAPSRIGLAWSGRIQPNETRAVPFDVLKPLLTLPQIDWFVLQCDWTRADLDAFNAMQATHVHRLDAAIGDFADTAAIIEQLDAMVSVDTSIAHLAGALGAPLWLMLPFAADWRWFEDPHRTPWYPRARLVRQRVAGQWEDVISRVRDEIAATTARTHA; via the coding sequence ATGATGTATCTAACCCGCCGCGATTTCGTACGCGGCTGGCGCGCCTATGAGTGGCGCCATGCAACGTTGGCGACGCCCCACACGATCGACTTGCCGCGCTGGCTCGGCGATGTGCCGCTGGCGGACCAAACGCTGCTGGTCCACGCGGAACAAGGGCTCGGTGACACGTTGCACTTTTTGCGTTATGTGCCGCGGCTGGTGCCACTTGCCGCGCACGTCGTGTTGCAAGTACAAGTCGAACTGGCACGCCTGCTCGAGCCGTTCTGCGCGCGCCATCGCATCACGCTCGTGCATGATGGCACGCGGCTGCCCCCCTGCGACTGCCATGTTCCATTGCTGAGCCTGCCACGAGTGTTAAACCTGGATGACCAGACGCTGCACGAGACCAGCGTGCCGTATCTGCAAGTGCCGCTCGCGTATCAGCACAAGTGGCAAGGCCGCCTCACACGCCACGCACCGAGCCGGATTGGCCTCGCCTGGTCCGGCCGCATACAGCCGAACGAAACCCGAGCAGTGCCGTTCGATGTGCTCAAGCCGTTGCTGACACTGCCGCAGATTGACTGGTTCGTGCTGCAATGTGACTGGACTCGCGCCGATCTCGACGCGTTCAACGCGATGCAGGCTACGCACGTGCATCGGCTGGACGCAGCGATCGGCGATTTTGCCGACACTGCCGCCATCATCGAGCAATTGGATGCCATGGTATCGGTCGACACGTCGATCGCGCACCTGGCCGGCGCGCTGGGCGCACCACTTTGGTTAATGCTGCCGTTCGCGGCCGACTGGCGCTGGTTCGAGGACCCGCACCGCACGCCGTGGTATCCGCGCGCGCGCCTGGTACGGCAACGCGTAGCCGGCCAGTGGGAGGATGTGATCTCCCGGGTCCGGGACGAGATCGCCGCCACGACGGCGCGCACACACGCCTAA
- a CDS encoding disulfide bond formation protein B, translating into MNDSLRVRRERRLLVLLGLACVALISGALYLQYFKHEDPCPLCIIQRYFFLLIAVFAFTGATLRGWRGIAVLETLIVVAAAGGMAAAIQHIEVQANPSFNCGFDALEPIVDALPLAKLWPGAFKVAGLCEIPYPPILGLSLPQWGLIAFGLMFVLVSRSLWRTRKLRASRQA; encoded by the coding sequence ATGAATGATTCTTTGAGAGTGCGCCGTGAGCGACGCCTACTGGTCCTGCTGGGACTGGCCTGCGTCGCCCTCATCAGCGGCGCGTTGTATCTGCAGTACTTCAAACACGAAGATCCCTGCCCGTTGTGCATCATCCAGCGCTACTTCTTCTTGCTGATCGCCGTGTTCGCATTCACCGGCGCGACGCTACGGGGGTGGCGCGGCATCGCGGTATTGGAGACACTGATCGTCGTTGCGGCGGCCGGCGGGATGGCCGCCGCGATCCAGCATATCGAGGTCCAGGCCAATCCGTCGTTCAATTGCGGCTTCGACGCACTCGAGCCGATCGTCGATGCGCTGCCGCTCGCCAAGCTGTGGCCCGGCGCGTTCAAGGTCGCGGGACTGTGCGAGATACCGTACCCGCCGATCCTTGGCTTGAGCCTGCCACAATGGGGACTGATCGCGTTCGGCCTCATGTTCGTGCTCGTCTCGCGCAGTCTATGGCGCACCCGCAAGCTGCGCGCATCGCGCCAAGCATGA
- a CDS encoding adenosine deaminase has protein sequence MNPILADKITHAPKAELHIHIEGSLEPELIFELARRNGVALPYPTIQALRDAYAFTDLQSFLDIYYAGASVLLHEQDFYDMTAAYVERAMADHVVHAEIFFDPQTHIERGVSIETMVTGMERALAQADARGLSSKLIPCFLRHLPEEHALQTFDAALPMFERYGHRLIGVGLDSSEYGHPPSKFARVFALAKERGLKLVAHAGEEGPPAYVVEALDVLDVHRVDHGVRSIEDAALVARLADARVALTVCPLSNLKLCVVNDMTEHTLKRLLDADVMVTINSDDPAYFGGYINQNYLAIADALKLTDDELYKIIRNGFEASFITDAQRAAYLSLLDAYWHTPQAQP, from the coding sequence ATGAACCCGATCCTCGCAGACAAGATCACGCACGCGCCGAAAGCGGAGCTGCATATCCATATCGAGGGCTCGCTGGAGCCAGAATTGATTTTCGAGCTGGCCCGCCGCAACGGCGTTGCGCTGCCGTACCCGACAATCCAGGCGCTGCGCGACGCGTACGCGTTCACCGACCTGCAGTCGTTTCTGGATATTTATTACGCCGGCGCAAGCGTGCTGCTGCACGAACAGGACTTCTACGACATGACTGCGGCGTACGTCGAACGCGCCATGGCCGATCACGTCGTCCATGCGGAAATCTTCTTCGACCCGCAGACACATATCGAACGCGGCGTGTCGATCGAGACCATGGTGACCGGCATGGAGCGGGCGCTGGCGCAGGCCGACGCGCGGGGGCTTTCCAGCAAGCTGATCCCGTGCTTTCTGCGCCATCTGCCGGAAGAACATGCGTTGCAGACGTTCGATGCCGCGCTGCCGATGTTCGAGCGGTATGGGCACAGGCTGATCGGCGTTGGACTAGATTCATCCGAGTACGGTCATCCTCCGTCCAAGTTCGCACGCGTGTTTGCCCTCGCGAAGGAGCGGGGCTTGAAGCTGGTCGCCCACGCGGGTGAAGAGGGGCCGCCGGCATACGTCGTCGAGGCGCTCGACGTACTGGACGTACATCGCGTCGACCACGGCGTGCGCAGCATCGAGGACGCGGCATTGGTCGCGCGGCTGGCGGACGCGCGTGTTGCGCTGACCGTGTGCCCCCTGTCAAACCTGAAGTTGTGCGTCGTCAACGACATGACCGAGCATACGCTGAAGCGGCTGCTGGATGCCGACGTGATGGTGACGATCAATTCCGACGATCCGGCTTATTTCGGCGGCTACATCAACCAGAATTACCTGGCGATCGCCGACGCGCTGAAGCTGACCGACGACGAGTTGTACAAGATCATCCGCAACGGATTCGAGGCATCGTTCATCACCGACGCGCAACGCGCGGCCTACCTGTCATTGCTGGACGCATACTGGCATACGCCGCAAGCCCAGCCATAA
- a CDS encoding NCS2 family permease, with translation MESQRGAAANASLLERFFGVRENGSSVRTEVVAGITTFLTSMYIIVVNPAILSQAGIPFPAALSATVLVSFAGSCAMGLYARNPVLVAPGMGMNALFAFVMVHAGKMPWQTALGCVFWAGVIFAVLAAFNVRRLVVDAIPANLRHALSCGIGLFISLIGLVNAKFVISDPVTIVRAASLNPVIVTFLAGLAVTTVLVARRVTGALMIGIVVTTILAIPIGRLWGDGSAYWPAAMAMPTLVNWHGLVAAPDFSALFQLDLVGALKVAYWPFIFVMLFTSFFDALSTFMAVSNAGNLLDADGNPRNIRQSMIVDAFSALVSAPLGTSPANAYIESAAGISAGGRTGLVAVVAAVCFLPFLFLSPLLSLVPAIATAPALVLVGVFMMEPITRIEWHRFDEAIPAFIAMILIPLTYSITAGIAYGFLAFVVLKLFVGRAREVKPAMWASAALSGLMLAQL, from the coding sequence ATGGAAAGTCAACGCGGCGCGGCAGCCAACGCTTCGCTGCTGGAGCGCTTCTTCGGCGTGCGCGAGAACGGTTCGAGCGTGCGCACCGAGGTGGTGGCCGGCATCACGACGTTTCTGACGTCGATGTACATCATCGTGGTCAATCCTGCCATCCTGTCACAGGCGGGCATCCCATTTCCGGCCGCGCTCAGCGCCACGGTGCTGGTTAGCTTCGCCGGCAGTTGTGCGATGGGCTTGTACGCGCGCAACCCGGTGCTGGTCGCGCCCGGCATGGGGATGAATGCGCTGTTTGCGTTCGTCATGGTGCACGCCGGCAAGATGCCGTGGCAAACGGCGCTGGGCTGCGTGTTCTGGGCGGGCGTGATCTTCGCGGTGCTGGCCGCCTTCAACGTGCGTCGGCTCGTGGTCGACGCGATCCCGGCCAATCTGCGGCACGCGCTGTCGTGCGGCATCGGTCTGTTCATCTCGCTGATCGGGCTGGTCAATGCGAAATTTGTGATTTCCGATCCGGTGACCATCGTGCGTGCCGCGTCGCTGAACCCGGTGATCGTTACGTTCCTCGCCGGCCTGGCGGTCACCACGGTGCTGGTGGCACGTCGCGTCACCGGTGCGCTGATGATCGGCATTGTCGTCACGACGATCCTGGCGATCCCAATCGGGCGCCTGTGGGGCGACGGCAGCGCGTACTGGCCGGCGGCGATGGCCATGCCCACGCTGGTGAACTGGCACGGCCTGGTCGCAGCGCCGGACTTCTCCGCGCTGTTTCAACTGGACCTGGTCGGGGCGCTGAAGGTCGCATACTGGCCGTTTATCTTCGTGATGCTGTTCACTTCGTTTTTCGATGCGCTGTCCACATTCATGGCCGTGTCCAACGCCGGCAACCTGCTGGATGCCGATGGCAACCCGCGCAACATCCGGCAATCGATGATCGTCGACGCGTTCTCGGCACTGGTGTCCGCGCCGCTGGGCACGTCGCCGGCCAACGCCTACATCGAGTCGGCTGCGGGCATTTCCGCGGGCGGGCGCACCGGGCTGGTTGCGGTGGTCGCCGCGGTGTGCTTCCTGCCCTTTCTGTTCCTTTCTCCGCTGCTGTCGCTGGTGCCGGCGATTGCCACCGCCCCGGCGCTCGTGCTGGTCGGCGTGTTCATGATGGAGCCGATTACGCGGATCGAATGGCACCGTTTCGATGAGGCGATACCCGCGTTCATCGCGATGATCCTAATTCCGCTCACGTACTCGATTACCGCTGGCATCGCGTATGGCTTTCTGGCCTTTGTCGTGCTGAAGCTGTTCGTCGGCCGGGCCCGCGAGGTCAAGCCAGCCATGTGGGCGAGCGCGGCGCTGTCGGGGTTGATGCTGGCCCAACTCTGA